In Parabacteroides timonensis, the genomic stretch GCCGCTGCCATCTACGGTTCCCGCGGAGCGAACGGAGTTATCCTGGTTCAGACGAAGCAGGGGAAAGCCGGTAAAGTATCCATCACATACGATGGTTATGCCGAACATGACTTCGTTGCTGCACGACCGGAAATACTGAGCCCGGAAGAGTTTGTGGCCAACAATATCGGAAAGGATTACGGTTCCCGTACAAATTGGTATGACGAGTTGCTCAACAAAAACAACTTCGGACAGAACCACAACCTGGCCCTCTCCGGTGGTAGCGAATCGAGTATCTTCCGTATCTCGGCAAACTACCGTTCAAAAGAAGGTATGGACATTGCCACCGACCGCAAAGAATACGGTTTACGTGCCAGCTTCAAACAAATCACTTTAGAAGGTTTATTGGAAGTGACAGGAAACATATCCTATCGTTACGCCGATGAAGACAACACCGATTACGGAAGTTTCAAACAGGCAGTCGAACTGAACCCGACCTATTCGAAAGACGAAATGGATGCATTCCGGAATAACTTCGACAGTTATAACCCGATCTTCAACCTGACAAGACGTGAAAACGGAGCTACACAGGAATACCTGACTACCGACTTCAACATCAAACTCAACATCCTGAAGAACCTGAATACCGAATTAAAACTCGGCCGCCAGGGACATGACAAGAAGAAACGAGAGTATTATTTTAAAGACCATCGCGAGTCGATCAACAACAGCCGTAACGGACGTGCCCGCCTGGAAAATGAAAAATGGGTGGACTATACGTTAGAATGGTTAGGCAATTATTCGCTGGATATAGATCAGCACCACCTGAAAGTAATGGGCGGTTACTCCTATCAGGAATTCAACTGGGAAAAGTTCAATGCCGAAAACATGAACTTCCCGACAGACGCTTTCCTGTACAACAACCTGGGAGCCGGCGACTACAACAAGGCCGACGGACGTCTGGGTATGGAGTCTGATAAAAACAAAGAAAAGACGATCGCTTTCCTGGGACGTGTCAATTATGATTTCGATAATACTTTCCTGTTCACGGGTTCTATCCGTTATGAAGGAAATACTAAATTCGGTACGGATCATAAATGGGGTGCTTTCCCTGCCGCTTCTGCCGCATGGCGTGTTTCCCGTCTTTCCTTCTTCGAAGACTCTCAAACCGTGAATGACCTGAAACTCCGTTTCTCTTACGGACAGACCGGACGCTCGGGCTTCGATAAATACATCTCCCTGGCGAAATATACCGGTTACGGATGGATGCCGAACAGTGAAGGTAAATGGGTTCAGGTGTACGGCCCGGGAAACAACCCGAACAGAGACCTGTCCTGGGAAAAGCAGATTTCCTACAACCTGGGGGTCGATTATACCTTGTTCAACTCCCGCCTATCCGGTAGTTTAGACCTTTTCATCCGTGAAGGGAAAGATGTAATCGGTGAATATCAGGTGCCGGTTCCTCCCTATTTGCACGAAAAGATCATGACTAATGTAGGTACAACCAATTCCAAAGGTTTTGAATTGCAGGTAAACTGGGATGCCGTACAAAACGACAAGTTCACCTATTCAACCAACGCCACGCTTTCCTATACCAAATCGAAGCTGAAATCATTCTCTAACGAGAAATATGAGTTGGGTTATATGGAAGGCGACGGTCTGCCTTCACCCGGAAACCCCGGCCCGTGCCAGCGTTTGCAGGATGGTATTGAAATCGGTTCATTCTACGGATACCGCTACGCCGGTGTCGATGAAGATGGAAATATCATGGTTTTCAAAGATGGTATCAAAGGAGGCGAAACCGTACGGGGACGTGACGCCAACGAAGCGGACAGAACCTATATCGGCAACGGTACGCCCAAATGGGAAATGGCCTGGGGAAACACATTTACTTATAAAGGATTCGACCTGTCCCTTTATTTCCGCGGACGTTTCGATTACCAGATCCTGAATCAATATCAGATGTATTATGGTTTGCAAGGGGTAACAGGTATTAACAAGCTGACATCCGCCTATAAGGAAAATGCCCATATCAAAGGAGAAAAGATCATGTGCGACTACTTCCTCGAAAACGGTAATTACCTGAAACTGGATAACATCACGCTGGGATGGACACCTAAACTGAATACGAAATGGATCTCCAACCTGCGTATTTATGCAACCATGAAGAACGTATTCACCATCACGAAGTATTCAGGCGGCATGGACCCGTCAAGTGTCGACGTCACTGGCTTATGGGCTGGTAGAGGCAGTATGGATTTATATCCGACAGCCCGCAACGTATCATTCGGAGTTCAAATCAGTTACTAAACTAAAAGTATATACAGCATGAAAAATATAAAATCACTTTGTGCAGTCAGCCTGATGGCTACCACCATGGCTTTCACTTCCTGTACGGATCTGACGGAAGAGCCATTCAATATATTGACAAGCGACAACTACTTCACAGACAAAGCGTCTGTCGAAGCAACCGTACTCCGTCCCTACGAACATGCCCAATGGTGTGGCTGGGACGGCGACCGCTGGCAGTTGCAGGAACTTACCGGCGACCATTTCGTCTGGACACAGAAAGGACGCCACGGCTACGACGACGGACAATGGGTTCGCCTGCACGAGCATAAATGGAATTACGATATGAACCAGATCAATGGAGGCTGGGTCGGTCCGTATCAGGGTATCCAACAGATCAATTCACTCCTTCGCGACTTCAACGTCCTGGACTTCCAGGCCATGGGGATCACAGATGAAGAGAAAAACAATTATATCGGCGAACTACGTACTTTACGTGCCTGGTTCTATATCTTCCTGATCGACTTCTACCGGAATGTACCTATCTTCACGGAAAAGGATGCACCGGACGAACTGCTCGCCCAGGCTACACCCGAAGAAGTATTCAGCTATATCGAGAGCGAACTGAAAGATGTATTGCCTCAACTGAAAAAAGAGAATATCGTCGGTCGTTTCACCCAGGCTCCTGCTGCGGCATTGCTGGCCCGTATCTATTTCAATTCGCAGGTATGGCTCAATGTCGACCGTTCGGCAGACTGTAAAACATTCTGCGAAGATATCATTGCCGGTAAATACGGGGAATATCATATCAACCAGAACGATTACCGCGATCCGTTCCGCTCCGGCATCAAAGGATACAGGTCGCCTGAACTGTTGTTCGAATTCCCTCACAAACGCAATGTGTACCAGTTCGGCGGTTTCCATGATTCTT encodes the following:
- a CDS encoding RagB/SusD family nutrient uptake outer membrane protein; translation: MKNIKSLCAVSLMATTMAFTSCTDLTEEPFNILTSDNYFTDKASVEATVLRPYEHAQWCGWDGDRWQLQELTGDHFVWTQKGRHGYDDGQWVRLHEHKWNYDMNQINGGWVGPYQGIQQINSLLRDFNVLDFQAMGITDEEKNNYIGELRTLRAWFYIFLIDFYRNVPIFTEKDAPDELLAQATPEEVFSYIESELKDVLPQLKKENIVGRFTQAPAAALLARIYFNSQVWLNVDRSADCKTFCEDIIAGKYGEYHINQNDYRDPFRSGIKGYRSPELLFEFPHKRNVYQFGGFHDSFLHYTSGQALGNPDGGNNGIHMTPSRDFDGNVYSFASQLGTPYEKYADCDYRKQPFQITSANGDYEGFFMIGTQYKFDYTKGYGYTDETVKGTEEYKGEPLIYVDQVGRFSEGLNTAKEKGSRVTTGEENSGVRFNKFPYLQEGDGLYMCQSAPEIRLAEIYYMLAEINYRSGNKTKAAELLDFVRVRNYPADEWSKYSYTQNPALLTDQEFVDEWGREFIGERRRRSDLIRWGRFGNAWWDKGTDATDKEYTIFPIPKRQMDANPLLKQTTKGW
- a CDS encoding SusC/RagA family TonB-linked outer membrane protein; protein product: MKKAIKSISFRDTVYVSTFCLLLSALPANATDTNSYKSEDIPVSNTVQQNRAITGKVIDTNGIPIIGANVVIKGTTNGNITDMDGKFTLENVPENTILQISYIGYKTQEVAVRNKSKFEITLEEDAENLQEVVVVGYGSTVKKDLTTAVTSVKSKDFLQGASNSPLQMIDGKVAGVSVSNTAAADPNASPSIQVRGASSLKAGNGPLIVIDGMPGGDLRNLAQQDIESITVLKDGSAAAIYGSRGANGVILVQTKQGKAGKVSITYDGYAEHDFVAARPEILSPEEFVANNIGKDYGSRTNWYDELLNKNNFGQNHNLALSGGSESSIFRISANYRSKEGMDIATDRKEYGLRASFKQITLEGLLEVTGNISYRYADEDNTDYGSFKQAVELNPTYSKDEMDAFRNNFDSYNPIFNLTRRENGATQEYLTTDFNIKLNILKNLNTELKLGRQGHDKKKREYYFKDHRESINNSRNGRARLENEKWVDYTLEWLGNYSLDIDQHHLKVMGGYSYQEFNWEKFNAENMNFPTDAFLYNNLGAGDYNKADGRLGMESDKNKEKTIAFLGRVNYDFDNTFLFTGSIRYEGNTKFGTDHKWGAFPAASAAWRVSRLSFFEDSQTVNDLKLRFSYGQTGRSGFDKYISLAKYTGYGWMPNSEGKWVQVYGPGNNPNRDLSWEKQISYNLGVDYTLFNSRLSGSLDLFIREGKDVIGEYQVPVPPYLHEKIMTNVGTTNSKGFELQVNWDAVQNDKFTYSTNATLSYTKSKLKSFSNEKYELGYMEGDGLPSPGNPGPCQRLQDGIEIGSFYGYRYAGVDEDGNIMVFKDGIKGGETVRGRDANEADRTYIGNGTPKWEMAWGNTFTYKGFDLSLYFRGRFDYQILNQYQMYYGLQGVTGINKLTSAYKENAHIKGEKIMCDYFLENGNYLKLDNITLGWTPKLNTKWISNLRIYATMKNVFTITKYSGGMDPSSVDVTGLWAGRGSMDLYPTARNVSFGVQISY